The following are encoded together in the Oncorhynchus kisutch isolate 150728-3 linkage group LG8, Okis_V2, whole genome shotgun sequence genome:
- the LOC109895560 gene encoding katanin p80 WD40 repeat-containing subunit B1-like isoform X1 gives MAVANTTKTSWRLQEIVAHSSNVACLALGKNSGRLLATGGEDCRVNIWAVSKPNCIMSLTGHNNPVECVKFNNSEEQVVAGSQSGSLRVWDLEAAKILRTLMGHKANICSLDFHPFGEYLASGSIDTNIKLWDVRRKGCVFRYKGHTQAVKCLAFSPDGKWLASASDDSTIKLWDLTAGKMITEFTAHTGAINIIQFHPNEYLLASGSSDRTIKLWDLEKFKMIGSSGGEMGPVRCLAFNLDGCCLYSGAVDSLRVYGWEPDRCFDVVPVGWGKVADLAICNHQLIGVSYNLANVSSYVVDLTRVKKSGSVIQGVIQDDQPLTEPSPKGSTLRRNYERPLTTCSTQRVKQSSESERRSPEGEMRSPSSEDEKESSAEIRNPEDYKEIFQPKSAISRTPPKNEPFPAPLEDEEQNGRHVMEMDKERKGTDSWSSWSSNPRCQGACWVRFTGLRALVFKFSLSFLSESFVVRANQGLVEVMTPMTDRQQPGLLKNLPVGSSTPILRVEPTVVATAPCPIPVVTARPPTNHTPAPHPAPAPVVAMAKAKPQPSVILSSRNEPIGLNVGDFLPPARNNRPSVLGDDEALAQIRKGHETMCVMLTSRHKNLDTIRAVWGSGDVKTSLDSAVSMKDLSIVVDILNIVNLKPSLWKLDLCTSILPQIEELLQSKYESYMQTGCTSLKLILKRFWPLISDTLTAPPSVGVDITREERHQKCKACYKLLKNLSDLVKNKADQVGRHGSAFKELQLLMAPLDY, from the exons ATGGCTGTGGCCAACACCACCAAAACATCATGGAGATTAC AGGAGATTGTAGCCCACTCCAGTAATGTGGCGTGTTTGGCCCTGGGGAAGAACTCCGGCCGTCTGCTAGCCACTGGGGGAGAGGACTGCCGAGTCAACATCTGGGCAGTCAGCAAACCCAACTGCATCATG aGTTTGACAGGCCATAATAACCCAGTAGAGTGTGTGAAGTTTAATAACTCTGAGGAGCAGGTGGTGGCTGGCTCACAGTCCGGATCACTGCGTGTATGGGACCTGGAGGCTGCAAAGA TCCTAAGAACTCTAATGGGACACAAGGCCAATATCTGTAGCTTGGACTTCCACCCGTTTGGGGAATACCTGGCATCTGGTTCCATAGACACCAACAtcaag CTGTGGGATGTACGGAGAAAGGGCTGTGTGTTCAGGTACAAG GGTCACACTCAGGCAGTGAAGTGCCTGGCCTTCAGTCCAGATGGGAAATGGTTGGCCTCTGCTAGTGATGACAGCACCATCAAG CTGTGGGACCTGACTGCAGGGAAGATGATCACAGAGTTCACAGCACACACAGGAGCCATCAACATCATCCAGTTCCACCCCAACGAGTATCTGCTAGCGTCAGGCAGCTCTGACAG GACCATCAAACTGTGGGATCTGGAAAAGTTCAAGATGATTGGCTCTTCAGGGGGAGAGATGGGACCCGTCAG gtgTCTGGCCTTTAACCTGGATGGCTGCTGTCTGTACAGTGGAGCTGTGGACTCTCTCCGTGTGTATGGCTGGGAGCCCGACCGCTGCTTTGATGTGGTGCCAGTGGGCTGGGGCAAGGTGGCAGACCTGGCTATCTGCAACCACCAGCTG atTGGAGTGTCGTACAATCTGGCTAATGTTTCGTCCTACGTGGTGGATCTGACACGGGTGAAGAAGTCTGGCTCTGTGATCCAAGGCGTAATCCAGGACGACCAGCCGCTCACAGAGCCCTCCCCGAAAGGATCCACGCTGCGACGCAACTACGAGCGACCCCTGACCACCTGCAGCACACAGAG GGTAAAGCAGAGTTCTGAGTCAGAGCGGCGGAGTCCCGAGGGGGAGATGAGGAGCCCCAGCAGCGAGGACGAGAAGGAGTCCTCCGCCGAAATCCGTAACCCTGAGGACTACAAAGAGATCTTCCAGCCAAAGAGCGCCATCT CTCGCACCCCCCCAAAGAATGAGCCCTTCCCTGCCCCCTTAGAAGATG aAGAACAGAATGGGAGACATGTAATGGAGATGGATAAAGAAAGGAAGGGCACAGACAGTTGGTCGAGCTGGAGCTCGAACCCCCGTTGTCAAGGGGCATGTTGGGTCCGCTTCACCGGACTCCGGGCACTCGTAttcaagttctctctctcttttctctcagaGAGTTTTGTGGTGAGGGCTAACCAAGGGCTGGTGGAGGTCATGACTCCTATGACTGACAGACAGCAG CCCGGCCTGTTGAAGAACCTTCCAGTGGGATCGTCCACTCCGATCCTGAGGGTGGAGCCTACCGTGGTTGCCACGGCGCCCTGTCCCATCCCAGTGGTAACCGCACGGCCGCCGACTAACCACACCCCTGCACCCCACCCAGCCCCCGCACCGGTCGTTGCTATGGCGAAGGCCAAACCCCAGCCCAGCGTCATCCTCTCCTCCAGGAATGAACCAATAGGACTCAACGTGGGAGATTTCcttcct CCTGCTCGTAACAACCGGCCCAGTGTGCTGGGTGATGACGAGGCTCTGGCCCAGATCAGAAAGGGTCATGAAACCATGTGTGTGATGCTCACCAGCCGACACAAGAACCTGGACACCATCAGAGCCGTGTGGGGCAGCGGGGACGTCAAG ACCTCCTTGGACTCTGCGGTCTCGATGAAGGATCTCTCGATCGTCGTGGACATCCTCAACATCGTTAACCTCAAACC GTCGCTATGGAAACTGGACCTGTGTACCTCTATCCTGCCCCAGATTGAAGAGCTGCTGCAAAGCAAGTATGAGAG TTACATGCAGACGGGTTGCACGTCTCTGAAGCTGATCCTGAAGCGTTTCTGGCCTCTCATCTCAGACACGCTGACAGCGCCCCCCTCTGTTGGAGTGGATATAACACGGGAGGAACG CCACCAGAAGTGCAAGGCATGCTACAAGCTGCTGAAGAACCTCAGCGACTTGGTGAAGAACAAGGCCGACCAGGTGGGTCGCCACGGCAGCGCCTTCAAAGAGCTGCAGCTGCTCATGGCGCCACTGGACTACTGA
- the LOC109895560 gene encoding katanin p80 WD40 repeat-containing subunit B1-like isoform X2 produces the protein MAVANTTKTSWRLQEIVAHSSNVACLALGKNSGRLLATGGEDCRVNIWAVSKPNCIMSLTGHNNPVECVKFNNSEEQVVAGSQSGSLRVWDLEAAKILRTLMGHKANICSLDFHPFGEYLASGSIDTNIKLWDVRRKGCVFRYKGHTQAVKCLAFSPDGKWLASASDDSTIKLWDLTAGKMITEFTAHTGAINIIQFHPNEYLLASGSSDRTIKLWDLEKFKMIGSSGGEMGPVRCLAFNLDGCCLYSGAVDSLRVYGWEPDRCFDVVPVGWGKVADLAICNHQLIGVSYNLANVSSYVVDLTRVKKSGSVIQGVIQDDQPLTEPSPKGSTLRRNYERPLTTCSTQRVKQSSESERRSPEGEMRSPSSEDEKESSAEIRNPEDYKEIFQPKSAISRTPPKNEPFPAPLEDESFVVRANQGLVEVMTPMTDRQQPGLLKNLPVGSSTPILRVEPTVVATAPCPIPVVTARPPTNHTPAPHPAPAPVVAMAKAKPQPSVILSSRNEPIGLNVGDFLPPARNNRPSVLGDDEALAQIRKGHETMCVMLTSRHKNLDTIRAVWGSGDVKTSLDSAVSMKDLSIVVDILNIVNLKPSLWKLDLCTSILPQIEELLQSKYESYMQTGCTSLKLILKRFWPLISDTLTAPPSVGVDITREERHQKCKACYKLLKNLSDLVKNKADQVGRHGSAFKELQLLMAPLDY, from the exons ATGGCTGTGGCCAACACCACCAAAACATCATGGAGATTAC AGGAGATTGTAGCCCACTCCAGTAATGTGGCGTGTTTGGCCCTGGGGAAGAACTCCGGCCGTCTGCTAGCCACTGGGGGAGAGGACTGCCGAGTCAACATCTGGGCAGTCAGCAAACCCAACTGCATCATG aGTTTGACAGGCCATAATAACCCAGTAGAGTGTGTGAAGTTTAATAACTCTGAGGAGCAGGTGGTGGCTGGCTCACAGTCCGGATCACTGCGTGTATGGGACCTGGAGGCTGCAAAGA TCCTAAGAACTCTAATGGGACACAAGGCCAATATCTGTAGCTTGGACTTCCACCCGTTTGGGGAATACCTGGCATCTGGTTCCATAGACACCAACAtcaag CTGTGGGATGTACGGAGAAAGGGCTGTGTGTTCAGGTACAAG GGTCACACTCAGGCAGTGAAGTGCCTGGCCTTCAGTCCAGATGGGAAATGGTTGGCCTCTGCTAGTGATGACAGCACCATCAAG CTGTGGGACCTGACTGCAGGGAAGATGATCACAGAGTTCACAGCACACACAGGAGCCATCAACATCATCCAGTTCCACCCCAACGAGTATCTGCTAGCGTCAGGCAGCTCTGACAG GACCATCAAACTGTGGGATCTGGAAAAGTTCAAGATGATTGGCTCTTCAGGGGGAGAGATGGGACCCGTCAG gtgTCTGGCCTTTAACCTGGATGGCTGCTGTCTGTACAGTGGAGCTGTGGACTCTCTCCGTGTGTATGGCTGGGAGCCCGACCGCTGCTTTGATGTGGTGCCAGTGGGCTGGGGCAAGGTGGCAGACCTGGCTATCTGCAACCACCAGCTG atTGGAGTGTCGTACAATCTGGCTAATGTTTCGTCCTACGTGGTGGATCTGACACGGGTGAAGAAGTCTGGCTCTGTGATCCAAGGCGTAATCCAGGACGACCAGCCGCTCACAGAGCCCTCCCCGAAAGGATCCACGCTGCGACGCAACTACGAGCGACCCCTGACCACCTGCAGCACACAGAG GGTAAAGCAGAGTTCTGAGTCAGAGCGGCGGAGTCCCGAGGGGGAGATGAGGAGCCCCAGCAGCGAGGACGAGAAGGAGTCCTCCGCCGAAATCCGTAACCCTGAGGACTACAAAGAGATCTTCCAGCCAAAGAGCGCCATCT CTCGCACCCCCCCAAAGAATGAGCCCTTCCCTGCCCCCTTAGAAGATG aGAGTTTTGTGGTGAGGGCTAACCAAGGGCTGGTGGAGGTCATGACTCCTATGACTGACAGACAGCAG CCCGGCCTGTTGAAGAACCTTCCAGTGGGATCGTCCACTCCGATCCTGAGGGTGGAGCCTACCGTGGTTGCCACGGCGCCCTGTCCCATCCCAGTGGTAACCGCACGGCCGCCGACTAACCACACCCCTGCACCCCACCCAGCCCCCGCACCGGTCGTTGCTATGGCGAAGGCCAAACCCCAGCCCAGCGTCATCCTCTCCTCCAGGAATGAACCAATAGGACTCAACGTGGGAGATTTCcttcct CCTGCTCGTAACAACCGGCCCAGTGTGCTGGGTGATGACGAGGCTCTGGCCCAGATCAGAAAGGGTCATGAAACCATGTGTGTGATGCTCACCAGCCGACACAAGAACCTGGACACCATCAGAGCCGTGTGGGGCAGCGGGGACGTCAAG ACCTCCTTGGACTCTGCGGTCTCGATGAAGGATCTCTCGATCGTCGTGGACATCCTCAACATCGTTAACCTCAAACC GTCGCTATGGAAACTGGACCTGTGTACCTCTATCCTGCCCCAGATTGAAGAGCTGCTGCAAAGCAAGTATGAGAG TTACATGCAGACGGGTTGCACGTCTCTGAAGCTGATCCTGAAGCGTTTCTGGCCTCTCATCTCAGACACGCTGACAGCGCCCCCCTCTGTTGGAGTGGATATAACACGGGAGGAACG CCACCAGAAGTGCAAGGCATGCTACAAGCTGCTGAAGAACCTCAGCGACTTGGTGAAGAACAAGGCCGACCAGGTGGGTCGCCACGGCAGCGCCTTCAAAGAGCTGCAGCTGCTCATGGCGCCACTGGACTACTGA
- the LOC109895560 gene encoding katanin p80 WD40 repeat-containing subunit B1-like isoform X3 has protein sequence MAVANTTKTSWRLQEIVAHSSNVACLALGKNSGRLLATGGEDCRVNIWAVSKPNCIMSLTGHNNPVECVKFNNSEEQVVAGSQSGSLRVWDLEAAKILRTLMGHKANICSLDFHPFGEYLASGSIDTNIKLWDVRRKGCVFRYKGHTQAVKCLAFSPDGKWLASASDDSTIKLWDLTAGKMITEFTAHTGAINIIQFHPNEYLLASGSSDRTIKLWDLEKFKMIGSSGGEMGPVRCLAFNLDGCCLYSGAVDSLRVYGWEPDRCFDVVPVGWGKVADLAICNHQLIGVSYNLANVSSYVVDLTRVKKSGSVIQGVIQDDQPLTEPSPKGSTLRRNYERPLTTCSTQRVKQSSESERRSPEGEMRSPSSEDEKESSAEIRNPEDYKEIFQPKSAISRTPPKNEPFPAPLEDESFVVRANQGLVEVMTPMTDRQQPGLLKNLPVGSSTPILRVEPTVVATAPCPIPVVTARPPTNHTPAPHPAPAPVVAMAKAKPQPSVILSSRNEPIGLNVGDFLPPARNNRPSVLGDDEALAQIRKGHETMCVMLTSRHKNLDTIRAVWGSGDVKTSLDSAVSMKDLSIVVDILNIVNLKPSLWKLDLCTSILPQIEELLQSKYESYMQTGCTSLKLILKRFWPLISDTLTAPPSVGVDITREERVLALYSSNIA, from the exons ATGGCTGTGGCCAACACCACCAAAACATCATGGAGATTAC AGGAGATTGTAGCCCACTCCAGTAATGTGGCGTGTTTGGCCCTGGGGAAGAACTCCGGCCGTCTGCTAGCCACTGGGGGAGAGGACTGCCGAGTCAACATCTGGGCAGTCAGCAAACCCAACTGCATCATG aGTTTGACAGGCCATAATAACCCAGTAGAGTGTGTGAAGTTTAATAACTCTGAGGAGCAGGTGGTGGCTGGCTCACAGTCCGGATCACTGCGTGTATGGGACCTGGAGGCTGCAAAGA TCCTAAGAACTCTAATGGGACACAAGGCCAATATCTGTAGCTTGGACTTCCACCCGTTTGGGGAATACCTGGCATCTGGTTCCATAGACACCAACAtcaag CTGTGGGATGTACGGAGAAAGGGCTGTGTGTTCAGGTACAAG GGTCACACTCAGGCAGTGAAGTGCCTGGCCTTCAGTCCAGATGGGAAATGGTTGGCCTCTGCTAGTGATGACAGCACCATCAAG CTGTGGGACCTGACTGCAGGGAAGATGATCACAGAGTTCACAGCACACACAGGAGCCATCAACATCATCCAGTTCCACCCCAACGAGTATCTGCTAGCGTCAGGCAGCTCTGACAG GACCATCAAACTGTGGGATCTGGAAAAGTTCAAGATGATTGGCTCTTCAGGGGGAGAGATGGGACCCGTCAG gtgTCTGGCCTTTAACCTGGATGGCTGCTGTCTGTACAGTGGAGCTGTGGACTCTCTCCGTGTGTATGGCTGGGAGCCCGACCGCTGCTTTGATGTGGTGCCAGTGGGCTGGGGCAAGGTGGCAGACCTGGCTATCTGCAACCACCAGCTG atTGGAGTGTCGTACAATCTGGCTAATGTTTCGTCCTACGTGGTGGATCTGACACGGGTGAAGAAGTCTGGCTCTGTGATCCAAGGCGTAATCCAGGACGACCAGCCGCTCACAGAGCCCTCCCCGAAAGGATCCACGCTGCGACGCAACTACGAGCGACCCCTGACCACCTGCAGCACACAGAG GGTAAAGCAGAGTTCTGAGTCAGAGCGGCGGAGTCCCGAGGGGGAGATGAGGAGCCCCAGCAGCGAGGACGAGAAGGAGTCCTCCGCCGAAATCCGTAACCCTGAGGACTACAAAGAGATCTTCCAGCCAAAGAGCGCCATCT CTCGCACCCCCCCAAAGAATGAGCCCTTCCCTGCCCCCTTAGAAGATG aGAGTTTTGTGGTGAGGGCTAACCAAGGGCTGGTGGAGGTCATGACTCCTATGACTGACAGACAGCAG CCCGGCCTGTTGAAGAACCTTCCAGTGGGATCGTCCACTCCGATCCTGAGGGTGGAGCCTACCGTGGTTGCCACGGCGCCCTGTCCCATCCCAGTGGTAACCGCACGGCCGCCGACTAACCACACCCCTGCACCCCACCCAGCCCCCGCACCGGTCGTTGCTATGGCGAAGGCCAAACCCCAGCCCAGCGTCATCCTCTCCTCCAGGAATGAACCAATAGGACTCAACGTGGGAGATTTCcttcct CCTGCTCGTAACAACCGGCCCAGTGTGCTGGGTGATGACGAGGCTCTGGCCCAGATCAGAAAGGGTCATGAAACCATGTGTGTGATGCTCACCAGCCGACACAAGAACCTGGACACCATCAGAGCCGTGTGGGGCAGCGGGGACGTCAAG ACCTCCTTGGACTCTGCGGTCTCGATGAAGGATCTCTCGATCGTCGTGGACATCCTCAACATCGTTAACCTCAAACC GTCGCTATGGAAACTGGACCTGTGTACCTCTATCCTGCCCCAGATTGAAGAGCTGCTGCAAAGCAAGTATGAGAG TTACATGCAGACGGGTTGCACGTCTCTGAAGCTGATCCTGAAGCGTTTCTGGCCTCTCATCTCAGACACGCTGACAGCGCCCCCCTCTGTTGGAGTGGATATAACACGGGAGGAACG GGTTCTAGCTCTGTATTCATCCAATATTGCTTGA